In a genomic window of Myotis daubentonii chromosome 18, mMyoDau2.1, whole genome shotgun sequence:
- the LOC132220648 gene encoding olfactory receptor 11A1-like codes for MVALPSENRTAPVEFVLTGFSSTRELNIFLFLMFLVFYTLIVSGNTLIVLLVLFSRHLHTPMYFFLVNLSFLEIWYTSDIVPKMLLIIIAEQKTISVAGCLAQFYFFGSLAATECLLLAVMSYDRYLAICQPLHYPILMTGPLCVRLAAGSWLCCFLLTAITMVLLSRLTFCGPNEIDHFFCDFTPLVHLSCTDTSLTETIAYATSSAVTLAPFLLITASYSCILATILRIPSGTGRQKAFSTCSSHLTMVAVFYGTLIATYLVPSANSSQLLRKGSSLLYTIMTPMFNPIVYSLRNRDIHEAVKNCLRKKPGFLR; via the coding sequence ATGGTGGCCCTGCCCTCGGAGAACCGGACAGCGCCCGTGGAATTCGTGCTCACAGGATTTTCCTCCACCCGAGAGCTAAATATTTTCCTCTTCCTGATGTTCCTCGTTTTCTACACCTTAATTGTTTCTGGAAACACCCTCATTGTCCTGCTGGTTTTGTTCAGCCGTCACCTCCACacccccatgtacttcttcctggTGAACTTGTCCTTTCTGGAGATCTGGTATACCTCCGACATTGTCCCCAAGATGTTGCTGATCATCATAGCTGAACAGAAGACCATCTCCGTGGCTGGATGCCTGGCACAGTTCTACTTCTTCGGGTCCCTGGCTGCCACTGAGTGTCTGCTGCTTGCTGTGATGTCCTATGACCGCTACCTGGCCATCTGTCAACCTCTCCACTACCCCATCCTCATGACTGGCCCCCTCTGCGTGCGGCTGGCTGCCGGCTCTTGGCTCTGCTGCTTCCTCCTGACAGCCATCACTATGGTCCTGCTGTCTAGACTAACCTTCTGTGGACCCAACGAAATCGATCACTTCTTCTGCGACTTCACTCCTCTGGTGCACCTCTCCTGCACGGACACCTCGCTGACCGAGACCATTGCTTACGCCACCTCTTCAGCAGTGACGCTGGCCCCATTTCTTCTCATCACAGCTTCTTACTCCTGCATTCTTGCCACCATCCTGAGAATCCCATCTGGCACAGGCCGGCAAAAGGCCTTCTCCACCTGCTCCTCCCACCTCACCATGGTCGCAGTGTTTTATGGGACGCTGATTGCCACGTACCTTGTACCCTCAGCCAATTCATCTCAGCTCTTGCGCAAAGGGTCCTCTCTGCTCTACACCATCATGACGCCCATGTTCAACCCCATCGTCTACAGCCTGAGAAACAGGGACATCCATGAAGCCGTGAAAAACTGCTTGAGGAAGAAGCCAGGTTTCCTCAGgtga
- the CD53 gene encoding leukocyte surface antigen CD53 — translation MGMSSLKLLKYVLFFFNLLFWFCGCCILGFGIYFLVHNNFGALFHNLPSLTLGNVLVIVGSIIMVVAFLGCMGSIKENKCLLMSFFVLLLIILLAEVTLAILLFVYEQKLSDSVREGLTDSIQRYHSDNSTRAAWDSIQKFLQCCGVNGTSDWTSGPPATCPKDPQVKGCYIKAKSWFQSNFLYIGIITICVCVIQVLGMSFALTLNCQIDKTSQALGL, via the exons ATGGGCATGAGCAGCTTGAAATTGCTGAAGTATGTCCTGTTTTTCTTCAACTTGCTCTTTTGG TTCTGCGGCTGCTGCATTTTGGGCTTTGGGATCTACTTCCTGGTCCACAACAACTTTGGGGCCCTCTTCCACAACCTCCCCTCCCTCACGCTGGGCAACGTGCTTGTCATCGTGGGCTCCATCATCATGGTGGTTGCTTTCCTGGGGTGCATGGGCTCCATCAAGGAGAACAAGTGCCTGCTTATGTCG TTCTTTGTCCTGCTGTTGATCATCCTCCTCGCTGAGGTGACCTTGGCCATCCTGCTCTTCGTGTATGAACAGAAG CTGAGCGATTCGGTGCGGGAGGGCCTGACTGACAGCATCCAGCGATACCACTCGGACAACAGCACCAGGGCGGCGTGGGACTCCATCCAGAAGTTT CTGCAATGTTGTGGTGTAAATGGCACAAGTGATTGGACCAGCGGCCCACCAGCTACTTGCCCTAAAGATCCACAAGTTAAG GGTTGCTACATAAAAGCAAAATCGTGGTTTCAGTCCAACTTCCTGTATATCGGCATCATCACTATCTGTGTCTGTGTGATCCAG GTGTTGGGGATGTCCTTTGCGCTGACTCTGAACTGCCAGATTGATAAAACCAGCCAGGCCCTAGGGCTGTGA